Proteins encoded by one window of Panicum virgatum strain AP13 chromosome 7N, P.virgatum_v5, whole genome shotgun sequence:
- the LOC120683827 gene encoding zinc finger BED domain-containing protein RICESLEEPER 2-like — MRYIQFYFNGLYGPTRCEQEVADIKKELEELYKKHELEQRQKIGGSNSLSTTQSASSSKETTSSVACLVSSEFQSFLESSASESSKSELLIYLDEANHSLNDKNFNLLQYWKVNALRFPVVSSMAKKFLAVPANSVSSESTFSCGGRILDDYRSSLNPATVQALVCASSWIRGSKSPPVILGEDGDDGDIETVELPSSVVESNH, encoded by the exons ATGAGATATATTCAGTTCTATTTTAATGGGCTTTATGGCCCAACAAGGTGTGAACAAGAGGTTGCTGATATTAAAAAAGAGTTAGaagagctgtacaagaagcatGAGTTGGAGCAGCGCCAGAAAATAGGTGGCAGCAACAGCTTATCAACCACACAATCAGCCTCATCATCAAAGGAAACAACCAGCTCAGTGGCTTGTCTTGTTTCTAGTGAATTTCAATCCTTTCTAGAGTCAAGTGCTTCAGAAAGTTCAAAATCTGAGTTACTTATCTACCTAGATGAAGCAAACCATTCCTTAAATGATAAGAATTTTAACTTACTTCAATATTGGAAGGTGAATGCTCTTAGATTTCCTGTTGTGTCTAGTATGGCAAAGAAGTTCTTAGCTGTCCCAGCTAACAGTGTATCATCGGAGTCCACTTTCAGTTGCGGGGGTAGAATTCTTGATGACTATAGGAGTTCTTTAAATCCAGCAACTGTTCAAGCACTAGTTTGTGCATCTAGTTGGATACGAGGTTCTAAAAGTCCTCCTGTTATTCTG GGAGaagatggtgatgatggtgacatTGAGACTGTGGAGCTTCCGAGCAGTGTGGTGGAAAGCAACCATTAA
- the LOC120682409 gene encoding nicotinate phosphoribosyltransferase 2-like isoform X1, translating to MAATSAQRASADANGNGTHAGMAAQVGAPTNPMATALLTDQYQFSMAYAYWKAGKHADRAVFDLYFRKNPFGGEFTVFAGLEECIKFIANFKFTEHDISFLQSVMPMCEGEFFDYLREVDCSDVEVYSIPEGSVVFPKVPLMRVEGPVAVVQLLETPFVNLINYASLVTTNAARHRHVAGKSKVLLEFGLRRAQGPDGAISASKYCFMGGFDATSNVLAGNLFGIPLRGTHSHAFVSSYMSLDEIPNKALRSKDGSRVCQDFVSLVQEWLQKIQVADSLGGVFGDTNQSELAAFVSYALAFPSNFLALVDTYDVMRSGIPNFCAVALALHDLGYKASGIRLDSGDLAYLSIEARKVFRAVEEFNVPGFGRMVITASNDLNEETIDALNKQGHEVDAFGIGTYLVTCYSQAALGCVFKLVEINSKPRIKLSEDVAKVSIPCKKRCFRLYGKEGFPLVDIMIRESEPSPKAGERILCRHPFIESKRAYVVPQHVEELLQCYWPGRSDKPRAELPSLDKIRSRCMQQLEKLRPDHIRRLNPTPYKVSVSAKLYDFIHCLWLNEAPVGELQ from the exons ATGGCAGCGACGTCGGCGCAGCGCGCGAGCGCCGACGCCAACGGCAACGGCACCCATGCGGGGATGGCGGCGCAGGTGGGGGCGCCCACCAACCCCATGGCGACGGCGCTGCTCACCGATCAGTACCAGTTCTCCATGGCGTACGCGTACTGGAAGGCCGGGAAGCACGCCGACCGAGCCGT CTTTGACTTGTACTTTAGGAAAAATCCATTTGGTGGGGAGTTCACTGTTTTTGCTGGCCTTGAGGAGTGCATTAAGTTTATTGCAAATTTTAAGTTCACGGAACATGACATTTCTTTCCTCCAATCTGTCATGCCAATGTGTGAG GGTGAATTCTTCGACTATCTTAGGGAAGTTGACTGCTCTGATGTTGAGGTGTACTCCATTCCTGAGGGCTCGGTAGTTTTTCCAAAAGTGCCCTTGATGAGAGTTGAGGGCCCAGTTGCT GTGGTTCAACTTCTTGAAACTCCATTCGTAAATCTTATTAATTATGCCTCTTTGGTAACTACTAATGCTGCTCGGCATCGCCATGTTGCTGGAAAATCAAAGGTTCTGTTGGAATTTGGTTTAAGACGAGCACAG GGACCTGATGGTGCAATAAGTGCCTCAAAATATTGTTTTATGGGAGGTTTTGATGCCACCAG TAATGTGTTGGCTGGAAATTTGTTTGGCATACCACTTCGTGGAACACATTCTCATGCTTTTGTTAGCTCGTATATG AGCCTTGATGAGATCCCAAACAAGGCCCTCAGGAGCAAAGATGGTTCAAGAGTCTGCCAGGATTTTGTTAGTTTAGTGCAAGAGTGGCTTCAAAAGATACAG GTAGCAGATTCATTAGGCGGTGTATTTGGTGATACAAATCAAAGTGAGCTGGCGGCATTTGTATCCTATGCGCTGGCTTTTCCAAGCAACTTCCTAGCTCTTGTGGACACATATGAC GTCATGCGAAGTGGTATTCCAAATTTCTGCGCAGTGGCTCTAGCACTACATGATTTAGG GTACAAGGCATCTGGTATTAGATTAGATTCTGGTGATCTGGCCTATTTGTCTATTGAAGCACGAAAAGTGTTCCGTGCTGTGGAGGAGTTTAATGTACCTGGTTTTGGGAGGATGGTCATCACTGCTAGCAATGACCTGAATGAGGAAACAATTGATGCCCTCAACAAACAG GGTCATGAGGTTGATGCCTTTGGGATTGGAACTTATCTTGTAACATGTTATTCCCAGGCTGCTCTTGGCTGTGTCTTTAAGCTAGTCGAGATCAATAGTAAACCTCGTATTAAACTCTCTGAGGATGTGGCAAAA GTTTCCATTCCGTGCAAAAAGCGATGTTTCAGATTGTACGGTAAAGAAGGCTTCCCACTGGTAGACATTATGATTCGTGAAAGTGAACCATCACCTAAG GCAGGAGAAAGAATCCTCTGCCGCCATCCGTTCATTGAATCAAAGAGAGCATACGTTGTCCCCCAACATGTTGAGGAGCTTCTTCAGTGCTATTGGCCTGGGAGATCAG ACAAACCCCGAGCAGAGCTGCCCTCCTTGGACAAGATCAGAAGCCGCTGCATGCAACAGCTTGAAAAGCTGCGGCCTGATCACATCCGGCGGCTAAATCCGACACCGTACAAG GTTAGCGTGAGCGCAAAGCTGTACGATTTCATCCACTGCCTATGGCTGAACGAGGCGCCGGTAGGTGAACTGCAGTAG
- the LOC120682409 gene encoding nicotinate phosphoribosyltransferase 2-like isoform X2, which translates to MPMCEGEFFDYLREVDCSDVEVYSIPEGSVVFPKVPLMRVEGPVAVVQLLETPFVNLINYASLVTTNAARHRHVAGKSKVLLEFGLRRAQGPDGAISASKYCFMGGFDATSNVLAGNLFGIPLRGTHSHAFVSSYMSLDEIPNKALRSKDGSRVCQDFVSLVQEWLQKIQVADSLGGVFGDTNQSELAAFVSYALAFPSNFLALVDTYDVMRSGIPNFCAVALALHDLGYKASGIRLDSGDLAYLSIEARKVFRAVEEFNVPGFGRMVITASNDLNEETIDALNKQGHEVDAFGIGTYLVTCYSQAALGCVFKLVEINSKPRIKLSEDVAKVSIPCKKRCFRLYGKEGFPLVDIMIRESEPSPKAGERILCRHPFIESKRAYVVPQHVEELLQCYWPGRSDKPRAELPSLDKIRSRCMQQLEKLRPDHIRRLNPTPYKVSVSAKLYDFIHCLWLNEAPVGELQ; encoded by the exons ATGCCAATGTGTGAG GGTGAATTCTTCGACTATCTTAGGGAAGTTGACTGCTCTGATGTTGAGGTGTACTCCATTCCTGAGGGCTCGGTAGTTTTTCCAAAAGTGCCCTTGATGAGAGTTGAGGGCCCAGTTGCT GTGGTTCAACTTCTTGAAACTCCATTCGTAAATCTTATTAATTATGCCTCTTTGGTAACTACTAATGCTGCTCGGCATCGCCATGTTGCTGGAAAATCAAAGGTTCTGTTGGAATTTGGTTTAAGACGAGCACAG GGACCTGATGGTGCAATAAGTGCCTCAAAATATTGTTTTATGGGAGGTTTTGATGCCACCAG TAATGTGTTGGCTGGAAATTTGTTTGGCATACCACTTCGTGGAACACATTCTCATGCTTTTGTTAGCTCGTATATG AGCCTTGATGAGATCCCAAACAAGGCCCTCAGGAGCAAAGATGGTTCAAGAGTCTGCCAGGATTTTGTTAGTTTAGTGCAAGAGTGGCTTCAAAAGATACAG GTAGCAGATTCATTAGGCGGTGTATTTGGTGATACAAATCAAAGTGAGCTGGCGGCATTTGTATCCTATGCGCTGGCTTTTCCAAGCAACTTCCTAGCTCTTGTGGACACATATGAC GTCATGCGAAGTGGTATTCCAAATTTCTGCGCAGTGGCTCTAGCACTACATGATTTAGG GTACAAGGCATCTGGTATTAGATTAGATTCTGGTGATCTGGCCTATTTGTCTATTGAAGCACGAAAAGTGTTCCGTGCTGTGGAGGAGTTTAATGTACCTGGTTTTGGGAGGATGGTCATCACTGCTAGCAATGACCTGAATGAGGAAACAATTGATGCCCTCAACAAACAG GGTCATGAGGTTGATGCCTTTGGGATTGGAACTTATCTTGTAACATGTTATTCCCAGGCTGCTCTTGGCTGTGTCTTTAAGCTAGTCGAGATCAATAGTAAACCTCGTATTAAACTCTCTGAGGATGTGGCAAAA GTTTCCATTCCGTGCAAAAAGCGATGTTTCAGATTGTACGGTAAAGAAGGCTTCCCACTGGTAGACATTATGATTCGTGAAAGTGAACCATCACCTAAG GCAGGAGAAAGAATCCTCTGCCGCCATCCGTTCATTGAATCAAAGAGAGCATACGTTGTCCCCCAACATGTTGAGGAGCTTCTTCAGTGCTATTGGCCTGGGAGATCAG ACAAACCCCGAGCAGAGCTGCCCTCCTTGGACAAGATCAGAAGCCGCTGCATGCAACAGCTTGAAAAGCTGCGGCCTGATCACATCCGGCGGCTAAATCCGACACCGTACAAG GTTAGCGTGAGCGCAAAGCTGTACGATTTCATCCACTGCCTATGGCTGAACGAGGCGCCGGTAGGTGAACTGCAGTAG